Proteins from one Suncus etruscus isolate mSunEtr1 chromosome 3, mSunEtr1.pri.cur, whole genome shotgun sequence genomic window:
- the NEFM gene encoding neurofilament medium polypeptide: MSYALDSLGTPSAYRRVTETRSSFSRVSGSPSSGFRSQSWSRSSPSTASSSYKRSALAPRLAYSSAMLSSAESSLDFSQSSSLLNGAGSGPGGDYKLSRSNEKEQLQGLNDRFAGYIEKVHYLEQQNKEIEAEIQALRQKQASQTQLSDAYDQEIRELRTTLELVNHEKAQVQLDSDHLEEDIHRLKERFEEEARLRDDTEAAIRALRKDIEESSLVKVELDKKVQSLQDEVAFLRSNHEEEVADLLAQIQASHITVERKDYLKTDISSALKEIRSQLECHSDHNMHQAEEWFKCRYAKLTEAAEQNKEAIRSAKEEIAEYRRQLQSKSIELESVRGTKESLERQLSDIEERHNHDLSSYQDTIQQLENELRGTKWEMARHLREYQDLLNVKMALDIEIAAYRKLLEGEETRFSTFSGSITGPLYTHRQPSITISSKIQKTKVEAPKLKVQHKFVEEIIEETKVEDEKSEMEDALAAIAEELAVSMKEEVKEEEAAAEEEEEQDAEKEVVATKKSPIKATAPELKGEEEGEKEEEGEEEEEEEEEDEGAKSDQAEEGGSEKEGSSEKEEGEQEEEEEAEAEGNGEETEAKDEKKAEKKGEEVVSKEELVTEAKEEKSEKAKSPMPKSPVEEVKPKAEAGPVKVEQKEQKEEEVKVEEVKKEVKETQKEEKEEKKEEKPKDKDITEKKKAESPVKEVVEEVVTITKSVKVSVEKDAKEEEKSPKQEKGKEKEEEGGSEEEGSDQGSKESTKEDIAVNGEVVGKEEEEQETKEKGTGGEEEKGVITNGLDLSPADEKKGDDRSEDKVVVTKTVEKITSEGGDGATKYITKSVTVTQKVEEHEESFEEKLVSTKKVEKVTSHAIVKEVTQSD; encoded by the exons GCTTCCGCTCGCAGTCGTGGTCCCGCAGCTCGCCCAGCACCGCGTCCTCGTCGTACAAGCGCAGCGCGCTCGCCCCGCGCCTCGCCTACAGCTCGGCTATGCTCAGCTCGGCCGAGAGCAGCCTGGACTTCAGCCAGTCCTCGTCCCTCCTCAACGGCGCCGGCTCCGGGCCGGGCGGCGACTACAAGCTGTCCCGCTCCAACGAGAAGGAGCAGCTGCAGGGCCTCAACGACCGCTTCGCCGGCTACATCGAGAAGGTGCACTACCTGGAGCAGCAGAACAAGGAGATCGAGGCGGAGATCCAGGCGCTGCGGCAGAAACAGGCCTCGCAGACGCAGCTGAGCGACGCGTACGACCAGGAGATCCGCGAGCTGCGCACCACGCTGGAGCTGGTGAACCACGAGAAGGCGCAGGTGCAGCTCGACTCGGACCACCTGGAGGAGGACATCCACCGGCTCAAGGAGCGCTTCGAGGAGGAGGCGCGGCTCCGCGACGACACCGAGGCGGCCATCCGCGCGCTGCGCAAAGACATCGAGGAGTCGTCGCTCGTCAAGGTGGAGCTGGACAAGAAGGTGCAGTCGCTGCAGGACGAGGTGGCCTTCCTGCGAAGCAACCACGAGGAGGAGGTGGCCGACCTGCTGGCGCAGATCCAGGCGTCGCACATCACGGTGGAGCGCAAAGACTACCTGAAGACGGACATCTCGTCGGCGCTCAAGGAGATCCGCTCCCAACTCGAGTGTCACTCGGACCACAACATGCACCAGGCCGAAGAGTGGTTCAAGTGCCGCTACGCCAAGCTCACCGAGGCGGCCGAGCAGAACAAGGAGGCCATCCGCTCCGCCAAGGAAGAGATCGCCGAGTACCGGCGCCAGCTGCAGTCCAAGAGCATCGAGCTCGAGTCCGTGCGCGGCACCAAGGAGTCGCTGGAGCGGCAGCTCAGCGACATCGAGGAGCGCCACAACCACGACCTCAGCAGCTACCAG GACACCATCCAGCAGTTGGAAAATGAGCTTCGGGGCACGAAGTGGGAAATGGCTCGTCATTTGCGGGAATACCAGGATCTCCTCAATGTCAAGATGGCTCTGGATATCGAAATCGCCGCCTACAG AAAACTCCTGGAGGGTGAAGAGACCAGATTTAGCACCTTTTCTGGAAGCATCACCGGGCCACTGTATACGCACCGACAACCCTCAATCACAATATCCAGTAAGATCCAGAAAACCAAGGTTGAGGCTCCCAAGCTAAAGGTCCAACACAAATTCGTTGAAGAGATCATAGAAGAAACCAAAGTAGAAGATGAGAAGTCAGAAATGGAAGATGCCCTGGCAGCCATTGCAGAGGAGCTGGCAGTGTCCATGAAAGAAGAGGTAAAGGAAGAAGAGGCGgcagcagaagaagaagaggaacaaGATGCTGAAAAAGAAGTGGTAGCTACAAAAAAGTCTCCCATTAAGGCTACGGCACCTGAGCTTAAAGgcgaggaagaaggagaaaaggaagaagaaggtgaagaggaagaggaggaggaagaggaagatgaaggTGCGAAATCAGATCAAGCTGAAGAAGGAGGATCTGAGAAGGAAGGTTCTAGTGAAAAAGAGGAAGGTGagcaggaagaagaggaggaagcagAAGCTGAAGGTAATGGAGAAGAAACTGAAGCTAAGGATGAGAAAAAAGCTGAGAAAAAGGGTGAAGAAGTGGTTTCCAAGGAAGAGCTGGTGACAGAAGCTAAGGAGGAAAAGTCAGAGAAGGCCAAGTCCCCAATGCCCAAATCACCAGTGGAAGAGGTAAAACCAAAAGCAGAAGCAGGGCCAGTGAAAGTTGAGCAGAAAgagcagaaagaggaagaagtgaaagtggaagaagtaaagaaagaagtaaaagaaactcaaaaggaagagaaggaagagaagaaggaggagaagccaAAAGACAAGGATATCACAGAGAAGAAGAAAGCAGAATCTCCTGTAAAAGAAGTAGTGGAGGAAGTGGTCACCATCACCAAATCAGTAAAGGTGAGCGTGGAGAAGGATGCCAAAGAGGAGGAGAAGTCACCAAAgcaggagaaggggaaggagaaagaagaggaaggagggagtgaggaggAGGGCAGTGATCAAGGTTCCAAGGAATCCACAAAGGAAGACATAGCGGTCAATGGGGAAGTCgtagggaaggaagaggaagagcaggAAACTAAGGAGAAAGGCActgggggagaagaggagaaaggggtcATCACTAATGGTCTAGATTTGAGCCCAGCAGATGAAAAGAAGGGGGATGACAGAAGTGAGGATAAAGTAGTGGTGACCAAAACAGTAGAAAAAATCACCAGCGAGGGGGGTGACGGTGCTACCAAATACATCACCAAATCTGTAACAGTCACTCAAAAGGTAGAAGAGCATGAAGAGAGCTTTGAGGAGAAACTAGTGTCCACTAAAAAGGTAGAAAAGGTCACTTCACATGCCATAGTAAAGGAAGTCACCCAGAGTGACTAG